The segment acatctaacaccaacataagtgtcaaggcctcagttatccactttgcaacaggatgactgctgtcatatttcatcttcttcacaaaggactgtcggacactcagttgcttagttgaagtaatacaagtggtcttccaacttcccctctgggatgacgattgactcccagcagcaacaacagcagcaatagcaggtgtaccactcatggatcctccagaggaatcccggttaggagagaaatcctcagtcttgacagtgacatggcctgcaggactactgactttcctgactgaggaggaagttgacgttgagggagttggtggtggcttgcaggagcttgggtacaggaggaagaagggatttaggtgtcagtgaactgcttacgctcttacccaaagtttcccaacttgacactgacttatgatgaatgcgctgcaggtgacatataaggaaggatgttcctaggtggttaacatccttacccctacttattacagattgacagaggcaacagataacttgatttgtggagaaataattccacaccgaagaggtggcttttttggtagtttgcccaggcatcacaatgggcttcttcattccacggacaacaggtgtctcccctggtgcctgactcaaataaaccacatcaccatcagaatccttattgtcaacttcctcctcagcaccagcaacacccatatcctcatcctggtgtacttcaacagtgacatctttaatttcaatatcaggaactggactgtgggtgatccttccagcacttgaagggggcgtgcagatggtggaaggagccacctcttcctgtccagtgttgggaaggtcaggcatcgcaaccgctgacacacttggactctccttggggatttgtgataccatctcagaacgcacagttcttttctgtgctctttccagcttaactcttttaatttttctagcaggagaatgagggcttccatcgtcatgtgaagctgaaccactagtcatgaacataggccagggcctcagccattccttgccactccgtgctgtaaatggcatattggcaagtttacgtttctcctcagaccatttaaattttcttttttggggtctttttactgaactttggctttttggattttacatgccctctactatcacaatgggcatcggccttggcagacgacgttgatggcatttcatcttctatgtcatggctagtgacagcagcttcagcactaggaggaagtgattcttgatctttccctggccctcattccgagttggtcgctaagagtcttcgcaacgcaaatgtacgaaatgtaagtatctgcgcatgcgcaaatgcgtgattacgcatgcgcgagtacatacgtacgacaactgtgcaaaattactcagaaaaaaaaaagccgtaactggcaaacgaaaacgaggagtggcgtgggcgtggcagaggcgagacttcgcaatgctccgacatgggcgtgaaagtgggcgtacagtgtgggagtatgcaactcgcaatgggcgtgtttttcgcaaataaacattgtcgctgttaaaactaacataggaaaccgtagcaacattcacgcagcagccgagtaggtctgcagttactctacatttgcgaagtactggtacaagtgtgtatgcagtaattagcagttaattggatagcacattcatctgatgtccaattacttgttaattaatgagcagatgaaagttaccaaccagcaattgtctgaacacacattacatgtttattctactcacatataaatctcacacactgccaaataagggtgtgatttttgttgaagttgttgtgtaagcattttttaaacttgttttaatgtgtgtaagactcccaaatacaaacaagtgaaaatatttgtgaaagtgtttgaaatctgcaacattttttacaaataatccaacacccacataatgcagcatacactttaatttagtcttaaaagtcacaataatatttgattataatatctgacaatgtttgaaatgatgtcctgttgaccatagatatttataaaaagcgtcgtgtctgtttacttaatatggacattaaagtgtggtgcaaagcataccttttttttttgttttttgcaatttttaaggagaatttgcagattggtctacaagtgtctatatgctgacctaatctttctggaactgcattaccttgaagaaactgcacaaatttttaaaatatgttttttattactataataatatttcacaacatttaaacaacatggctccacgtgagtcgcacaggcagagatggaccaagcagcaagcagatggcactgacaatcattagatagcagaactcagtactctgcaaaattctgcttctgacaaaagtatattttttaagcataaatcaaacatgacacaccctgccacacacaaattttaaaccaaatgagaaagaattaggatccaccacacaaacacaacaatacatagcacactagtaagaggaagatggctctggtgtttatacacataaactcacaggctacaatacatccaaacagaaagaatacatttcactaagagggagttatccattctggccacacaagccaactccaaaaatacatagaggcaacatcaaaaacatgggtgctgcccatctggagagacatcattttcttctttttctccccgcctgaggctgttcttctttggaaggtctgcggagcgaccttcgttgggcctgcccagtggcctgttcttcctgggcaggggcaggggagggagccgatgtgggtggctctctgccactgtgggcaagggagacagcgatggcctggagcccttgcaagatgttatttgcaaggctttggaatgaggaggcaagttgttcttggccctgcctgatctctgccagaccttggcagagttgagcaacaccttgctcaacacaggttcggtgctcagtgagccggacagctatttggcttacctcccggatgaccccgtcttgaaaccgatttaggctctcaccatacctagcgatttcaagcaggatctccgggatagcagagggttgggtgggggggccagtaggaacctgcagaggtgggatttgttggcccacactgccagactcactaggtccctccacctcagcctcaaccacataaccgtcctgtgactcaaacggatcacccccctgtgctgtgttttgtggcaagcaaatagaagaatgtgtggggaaaaagttggatacaaaattagtttattattataaatacagtcaaaattacagacaactaaatgtgtaaacttaccttccaagtcatgtcccgtcaggatctcaggcaggtccgtgtccatatgagacaccccttggccctcctcataactgacacagggcatcgccatctcctccaagtcagtatactccacagcgacaggtgctcctccacctgtagcccttgaggcattccactccgcagccctctttgccttcaggcgggatttgaagtcggcccacctacatatgtattgtgaaagagggacaaagtagagtcttattatttgtctaagctaatatataggacacgtgttctgcttgtgtttgctagacataacatcacatgtaactacattttttagtcaacttatcaCAGAAAAAtgactgtcaagatgcacttaccgtcgtctcacttcctgtgatgttctgacgacagagccaacttcattcacagattttgtgatgtctctccagatgcgatcttttgaagcagcccccatgttttttgggcctctatgtattttggacatggcctgcgtgaccaaaacacgcaactccctcttagtgaatgcaggctgtcttttcttccgtctggaggtagcctgtgaggtttcttcttgttggtcatcaccatcttcctcctcactagcagcttctgtctgttgtgtttgtgtggctaaagccaattctccctcagtttggtcactatgtgtgtgtggcagggtatccccagtcaattgttggggttcagaagcagacatttgcagagtactaggtcctgcctcttcaacatccgcagaggcgtattccaacatgcgcctttggcaatctaggcgtcttttccgcaatgccatctcctgctctgcaatgcggtccatctctgctgcgatttgctcacgagaagccatgtttgcgatgacgtgtgtacgccgaggtgtgtgcttatttatacctacgtgcgtcgcgttaattcacacaggtgtacaatgttaatctggttactgattgcactgcttatttaagggcctactttgcacgctgtgagtgtaggtagtttggagtttcttgcactgttgagtttgttggcttgtgcgtgaaggtgctataggatttttccaagtgagtaattgtcaagcatacatttgtcctttcgtttgcgtttagaatatagacagtgtagcattttgtctgcgaatttacgtttgtgagtattctggaattcgtcttgttgtttttttttgttttttttaaagtttttattttatgttgattgtttgttagtcttttttacacatatatattttgctagtccatttgtgcaaataaacctgtgcttcattgcttttactgtcatttttggtctcttgtaggagaattgttttgggtgacgtaacccgagtctattatttcaaatttgtgtgctatataacacaaattggtcctttctttattttggatcaggtaagttcccttggcctgtgttggtgcctgtttgtgttaatggtctgtatgctgtttttgactgtcatttttggtctcttgtaggagaattgttttgggtgacgtaacccgagTCTATTATTttaaatttgtgtgctatataacacaaattggtcctttctttattttggatcaggtaagttcccttggcctgtgttggtgcctgtttgtgttaatggtctgtatgttgtttttgactgtcatttttggtctcttgtaggagaattgttttgggtgacgtaacccgagtctattatttcaaatttgtgtgctatataacacaaattggtcctttctttattttggatcaggtaagttcccttggcctgtgttggtgcctgtttgtgttaatggtctgtatgttgtttttgactgtcatttttggtctcttgtaggagaattgttttgggtgacgtaacccgagtctattatttcaaatttgtgtgctatataacacaaattggtcctttctttattttggatcaggtaagttcccttggcctgtgttggtgcctgtttgtgtttgttcaaagtgttttgataatgtttgttttccatcttgttaataaatgctatgttttttaccaggattgatcagcaaagtagtgttgttcttggctggactagctactaaagggctaactttttgtttgttttattgtaatTTTTTAAACCAATTAGTCATTATTTTttagtaggtgtttgtgatgtgtttgatgctgtgtttttttttaaatactatttttaacatttacaatttaacatatgtagctttcatccaaaaaataattttgtttatcttttttgtgataatattccttttgttcctgaattgaactcagaaaaaatgtcttacgctcctgcagtaagttgacacccccttttttaaaaaaaattttggttgtatattttttggactttgtttttgtcttattcaacctttttttgtttttttttttaaagtgtgtgatgtcaatatttattgctgccgaagccctacctccccaacccacgccagcactcccaccccaaccgccagccccacaaccacaaccggctcctcatcaaccaaggcaacggaggcgtgctaggccaccaattttccgaccccgtgtcctactttttgggatgccagatgatgtggttgtacgtagatacaggctgccaccacatctaatcctagacactctctccataatagagagtgatctggagtctgaaattcggtatcctacagcaataccaccattgacacaattccttgctgtgttacattttttggctacaggctcttatcagcatgtggtaggagacctggttggcatgtcgcagggccagttcagtaaggtcctgcggcgtgtctgccaggctttcctaaagcgtgtgaagcaatttattgctatgcctttggatgttggtgccctagatgtggtgaagcggcaatttgaggaaggtggtagtcgcttcccacatgttattggggttgtggatggcacacatgtagctattcagccaccaaaacataatgaagaaatttatagaaacaggaaactgtttcattctctgaatgtaatggttgtttgtgggccatccctccagatcctttccctgaatgcaaagtttactggaagttcccatgatgcgtatgtcattagacaatcagggatatggcacagattaagatcaagtcaacgagcagacatgtggttattgggtgagttgttgcacaattttgtgtaaaatattttaattttttaaaaaatagactatttctaattttggtttatcatcaaacaggagaccgtggatatccttgcaccccctggctcatgactccttaccgtaatcccaggccaggaccacagacggcatttaactccgcgcttactgccactaggcagctggtggagcgcacaattggggtccttaaagggcggtttcgtgtgctccaccgcactggtggcgacatcatgtattcgccggagatggcaagtaaactagtggtcctgtgcgctatactacacaacatcgcggtaaggagtagcgtagagcttcctcagacagaggaattgcctgatgaggagccaggggttgtccgacacttcggtggggggagtgttacacggagggggagccaagtcagggcaagcattgttgcggaatatttcaggtatagtgttttaagtttctcttttttaatcaaaataaaacCACAGTATGCTTTTGTATTTTGATTAATTTTGTCCTTTTGTTTGCTATTGTAAGGCCATTGGGTAATTATTTTTTGGCTTTggaatatgtaatatttatttgccactaaatccgttaacacgttaagcttacaatgtgttatttgcaaaaacaatactgtgatgttgctaaatagtgtccttatttgttttctatcctaaaatcctgtttatttcaacaaacacacaaacaaatgaaacttaatgttgtccactttgtgactgtccagctgaatgatcacacaaactgtggtgagtacacagatatgtatctgaatttacccaaaactgtgtgtgtgtctgtgtctgtttgttttgttttatgttttattttttttaaaattccttctgcgaatgcgtatttccgctcgtgctaattaacactctgctcttcccagcattgcaaagatcaataaagttattagaaattacagcatagattttggaccaatcacatgctagcagacactataaatatatgcccaaataaggaaaacgccattgccatgatgcgtgcggcacctttcaccaggcgggagctccgcgtcctggttgcggtgatggactgccgcgtaggccgcgttgggcgcttcatcccaaatcgggttaagcgcgaggcctacgcggaggtccgccgcctgctgcgttctcgcgtccgcagcaggcggacaataatacagttggagaggagatggagtgatctccgcaggaggactccagagctgttggcggagatccggcaGCAAATCCGCgcaatgcatgcacgcagtaagttacattacataagattaatagcataaattgtgcaaatttacactaagtggtaggctaattgcaacactgagtgaacatttttttacaataggacagtgtgtgtggttaggg is part of the Pseudophryne corroboree isolate aPseCor3 chromosome 11, aPseCor3.hap2, whole genome shotgun sequence genome and harbors:
- the LOC134969927 gene encoding putative nuclease HARBI1, with the protein product MSIFIAAEALPPQPTPALPPQPPAPQPQPAPHQPRQRRRARPPIFRPRVLLFGMPDDVVVRRYRLPPHLILDTLSIIESDLESEIRYPTAIPPLTQFLAVLHFLATGSYQHVVGDLVGMSQGQFSKVLRRVCQAFLKRVKQFIAMPLDVGALDVVKRQFEEGGSRFPHVIGVVDGTHVAIQPPKHNEEIYRNRKLFHSLNVMVVCGPSLQILSLNAKFTGSSHDAYVIRQSGIWHRLRSSQRADMWLLGDRGYPCTPWLMTPYRNPRPGPQTAFNSALTATRQLVERTIGVLKGRFRVLHRTGGDIMYSPEMASKLVVLCAILHNIAVRSSVELPQTEELPDEEPGVVRHFGGGSVTRRGSQVRASIVAEYFS